The stretch of DNA GTGGCCGCCAACTCCTGCACCGGCAGGTCGAGCGCTGCACCGAGGCAGATGATCGTGCCGAATCCGGGAGACGGCAGCCGCCCGGTCTCGATCTTGCGCAGGGTTTCCGGCGAGATGCCCGCCGCCTGCGCGACCTCGGCCGGGTCGCGTTCTGCTCGCGCGCGGCGAAGCAGGGCGCCGAGGCGCCTGCCTGCTTCGATCTGCTCCGGTGTGAGCGGGTGGCGGACCATGCGCTCAGGGTACGGCTGGTATTACTTTACCGGCAAGTGTTAGGTTGCGGTATAACTATACCGACCAGGACGCGAGGTATCCGTGATCGAGCTGAAGACGCCTGCGGAGATCGAGAACATGCACGTGGCCGGGCGCTTCGTCGCCGAGGTGCTCTCCGAGGTCGGCAGGCTCGCCGACGTGGGCGTCAACCTCATGGACCTGGAGCACCACGTCCGCGGCATGATCGAACGGCGCGGCGCGGAGTCGTGCTACTGGGACTACGCCCCGTCTTTCGGCAAGGGGCCGTTCCGCAACGTCATCTGCCTGTCGGTCAACGACGCCGTGCTGCACGGCCTGCCGCACGACTACGCGCTGCGCGATGGTGACGTGCTCAAAGCGGACCTCGCCCTGCGCGTCGACGGCTGGGCGGCCGACTCGGCCCGAACGGTCGTCGTCGGCACCGCGGCCGCGGAAGACCTGCGGATCATCCGCGCCACCGAAGAGGCGTTGGAAGCGGCGATCGAGGCCGCGCGCCCGGGAAACCGGCTCGGCGACATCTCGGCGGCGATCTGGGCGGTGGCCCGCGACCACGGCTACCCGGTCAACACCGAGTTCGGCGGTCACGGCATCGGCCGCACCATGCACGAGGACCTGCACATCCCCAACAAGGGGCGGCCGGGCCGCGGCCCGAAGCTCCAGCCGGGACTGACGCTCGCGCTCGAGCCCTGGTTCGCCCGCACCACCGACCGGATCGTCTACGACCCCGACGGCTGGACCATCCGCTCGGCCGACGGCTCCCGCACGGCCCACTCGGAACACACGGTCGCCGTCACCGCGGACACCCCCTTGGTACTCACCCGACGCGAACCGCAAAACCCCGCAACGAACGGCAAATCCGGCGACCATCTGTCCACAACGGACGTATAGCG from Saccharopolyspora sp. SCSIO 74807 encodes:
- a CDS encoding helix-turn-helix transcriptional regulator, which translates into the protein MVRHPLTPEQIEAGRRLGALLRRARAERDPAEVAQAAGISPETLRKIETGRLPSPGFGTIICLGAALDLPVQELAATWRGSDLPVGAG
- the map gene encoding type I methionyl aminopeptidase; this translates as MIELKTPAEIENMHVAGRFVAEVLSEVGRLADVGVNLMDLEHHVRGMIERRGAESCYWDYAPSFGKGPFRNVICLSVNDAVLHGLPHDYALRDGDVLKADLALRVDGWAADSARTVVVGTAAAEDLRIIRATEEALEAAIEAARPGNRLGDISAAIWAVARDHGYPVNTEFGGHGIGRTMHEDLHIPNKGRPGRGPKLQPGLTLALEPWFARTTDRIVYDPDGWTIRSADGSRTAHSEHTVAVTADTPLVLTRREPQNPATNGKSGDHLSTTDV